The DNA region GTATCAATGGTTGCATTATATGACTGATCATGTTCCATCTCTAGCAAATTTTAAAAAGTATGATTGGCAAATTAACAGAATACCAAATATGACTGGTACGGAATTTTCATATTCTCCATTAATAAGAAATGTGGATAGCTTGTTAAGACAAGAAGTATCTTCTGATTATAAATCTTGGCAACCAAAAAAATAAGAACATGCAGTATAGTTATTTAGAAACATTTGTAGGCTTTTGTGTGATGCTATTTGTTACACTATGCATATATTTTGGTTATAAAACATATAATGATTATTATATAAAAGATAATAATTTTAAAACTGTTTTTGCTACTTTTCAGAATGTTGAAGGATTAAACAAGGGGAGTAGTGTATTCGTATCTGGTATTAAGATTGGTACAGTTGAAAAATTAACTCTAGTGCCATCATCTTTTGATGTAGCTGCAGAGTTAAAACTATCTGCCGATATAAATCTTCCTAATGATTCCCAGGCAATAATTATGAACCGCGGACTACTAGGCGAGAAGTATATTACTATTATTCCTGGAGTAGAGGAAAATTATATTGCAGACAAAGGGGAAATACATTTTACACAATCAGCTATAAATGTTGAAAGAATGATTGGCAAAGTATTCTCTGAACTTTTTGGCAGTAATTATTTTAAAATCTCTTCTAGCAGGCATTAAAAATGTCAATCAAATTACAGCCAGTTAAAGGTAGCAAAGATTTACTACCTGAAGAATTTGGAAAACATGACTACATTATTAGCGTTTCTAGGAATTTAAGTAAGTTATATGGATTTCAACCTATATCTACTCCAATCATAGAATACACAGAAATATTTAACCGTACTTTAGGTAAAGACTCAGATGTTCTTAGTAAAGAGATGTACGTTTTTCTTGATAAAGGAAATCGTAGTGTTAGTTTAAGGCCAGAATTTACTGCGAGTATTATGCGTGCAGTTATCTATAATAATCTACAAAATAAAAAACTACCATTAAAATATTTTTCATCAGGACCAGCATTTAGGTATGATAATCCTCAAGCTGGTAGACAGCGTCAATTTCATCAAATCAATTTGGAGTGTATTGGTGATGGCTCTCCATTTAGTGATGCAGAAATAGTTCTGCTAGCTTATGATATATTAAAAAAATTAAATTTAGTTGATAAAGTAAACTTAGAAATAAATTCACTTGGCTGCATGGAATCAAGAGCAAAATATCAACAGGCTTTGGTTGAGTATTTTAGTAAATACAGAACTGAATTATCACAAGATAGTCAAAGTCGTCTTATTGAAAATCCACTGCGAATTTTAGATTCTAAAAATTTGCATGATAAAAAAATATCTGCATCAGCACCTAGTATACATGATTATTACACTATTGAAGCTAGAGGTTACTTTGATAAAGTGCTAGAATATTTAGAATTTTGTGGTATTAAATATACTATAAATGCTAATTTAGTACGTGGGTTAGATTATTACTGTCATACAGTTTTTGAGTATGTATCAACTCAAATTGGAGCTCAATCTACTGTTTTGGGAGGAGGGAGATATGATGGACTATTCGAACAAATGGGAGGTAAATTAGCAAGTGGCAAAAAAATGTTACCTGCTATTGGTTTTGCTGCTGGAATAGAAAGATTAGCACTTTTAACTAATTATACCCCAGTGGATGTAAGACCTATAGTTATTATACCAGTAGATGAAGAATATCACCAACACGGTATTATATTGCTGCAAAAATTAAGAAATAATAATATTACAACTGTAATTGATTTGCAGGACAGCATTTCAAAAAGATTAAATCGAGCTAATCACATTAAGGCAAGTAAGGTAATATTTATTGGAGCAATCGAAATGCGAGAACAAAGTTATAGAATCAAAGACTTAGATACTAGTAATGAATGTGTAATAATACATAATGAACTACTTAGCTATTTGCAAAATAACTGCTCTTAATATCAAATTGGTTGTTCTATTATATGATTAAGATTAATACTAAGACTATAACTAGAATTGCGAGCATTCAAGGAGTTTATAGTTACCAAATTTTAGACTCAGAGCCTACAATAGATTCTATAATAGATTTTATTATTACATATTATAAAGATAAAAGTTCTTTAGAAGATCTTGAATTAGATTCTGCTATACCTTGCTTTAAGCTAAGGACAAATTATCTAACAAAGTTAGTGAATGAAACTATAGATAACTTAGAAACCATTGATATGATAATTTCCTCTTATCTTGCTGACAATTGGCAAATTAAAGACTTACATTTAATTTTACTATCAATTTTACGTGTTGCTACTTGTGAATTAAAATTTTTTACTAGTACTCCATATAAAGTCGTGATCAATGAGTTTACAAATATAGCTAGTGATTTTGTTAAAGAAAGTGAAATTGGCTTTGTTAACTCTTTATTAGAAAAAATTAGTTTCAATGTACGAACAAATTTCTAAACTAAAGTGTCATAATATCCTATCATTTTACAAAAAGTAGTAGAATATTCATAGAGTAAGTATGATAGCTGGCCTTTCTAATTGACAGTTATTGCTTCTTTTTTTATTTAAAAGCAATTGCAATAAAAATATTTTTGATGCTTATGTATAAGCTATATTGACCCAAGAGTTAACTACTCTACAAACGCCAGTTTAGGATAAGAAAAAGCAGGGAAGGCATAATGTAAAAGGCCTATGAGAGATAATGTACAATTAAATTATGCGATATATTTAAATATAATTTCAATTAATAACAGTTAATTTATTGCTCATATTTCTACAAGTATTAGTTCATAATACTATACTTAATAACCTGAACATTGACCATTGTAACACTTGTATATATATCTCTTTCTAACTGTTTCTTATTCTAAATTTGCATTTGCAAACATTCGAGCAATAAATAAATGGCTATTAATTAAAACTATATTTAATATATCACATAATTATAATTGCACATTATCTCTTGTATACCTTTTACATTATGCCTTCTCTGCTTTTTCTTATCCTAAACTGGCGTTACAAACATTAATATTAGATAATATAAGTTTTCATAAAGCAGTTACGGTTAAGTATCTAATAGAATCTGTAGGCTGTAAATTATTATATAGCTAAACTACTATAAAACAATTATTATAAAACGAAACATCACTGTAACTTAAATACCGTTTTTGAAAAGTATATAACATAACTGTTTTGTAATGGTTTAGCTATATTTTCCAATTCTTTAGATTTTAATGTAATTTGTCGTTACTTGCTTAAACTTAGAAATGAAATACGTAAAGTAGTTGACTTATTTAACGCCATTCTTGATGTTGTCTTTTACATTTTATAAAGTATAACTACCTTAGCAAATTAAGCTATATATCTTTTGCAAATTACATTAATTTGGCACAATATTAGATATGTGTGATGTGATGTATGTTCTAATACTATTTATTTAACTTAAAAATCTAGTTCAGCATAATATTTAGGCGGGAAAAAACCAGGAGTATAATCTTGTAATAAAGGCTTAAAACTAGGCCTAGACTTTATCAATACATACCAGTTTTTCACGCTGGGATAATAATCCCAAATAACTTCGTTAAAATAATCAATTACTGAGATATGACTAGCTGCAGCAATATCTGCAATAGTTACTTGATCTCCGGCTAAATATGAATTTGATTGTAAAAGATTGGCAATAAAATTAAAATGAACTTTTTGACTTGTTTTTGCTATTTTTAGCAAATCAGATCTTGGTGAACCGTAATTTTTTAAAAATTTAATTAATTTTTCATCTAATATTATTTTTGTGACTTCATGATAAAATTTATCATTAAACCAAGTAAACAGCTTTCTAATTGCGACATTTTTTTCTGGCTCATTGCATATAAAATGAAAGTTTGGTTCAATTTCCCTTAGATATTCAATAATAGTAAAAATATCATATACTACTAATCCTGATGTTTCAATTAACACAGGCAATTTGCCATTTGGGTTAAGAGTAATAAATTCCTTTTTCTTTAACCAAAATTCTTCCTTTATCAAAGTAAATACTGAATCTACTTCCTTTAATATAATTCGCAGTTGTCTTGAAAAAGGACATAAAGGATAATAATATACTTTTCTCATGCATTTTACATAATCTAAATTGTATTGATAGCCTATAAGCCGAGTTCTGTAAAATATATTAATTAATATATTAATTACGGCTATTTATCTGGGGTAAATATTACTATTTACCTCAAGCGACCTACCCAAGCAACTAGATAAAAACGCCTTCTAACTTATTAGTTATGTTGCTTCTATTTGGTCTTGCTCCTAGTGGGGTTTACCATGCGTAATTTATTACTAAACTACCGGTAAGCTCTTACCTCACCTTTTCACCCTTACCAAATTAATTTATTTGGCGGTATATTCTCTGTGGTACTTTCCCTAGAATTACTTCTGCTGGGCGTTACCCAGCACTATGCTTTTATGGAGCTCGGACTTTCCTCACAAATCTATAAATTTTGTGTAGCCATACAGCTATCAACATAATAATTATGATACTATATTCAAAATTAGTCAACTAATTATCATACTTAAATTAAATCTATGCCGATATAAGTAGTATTCTAAGAACATATGAAAATCAGTGTTAAAGAAGATTTAGAGCTAAATAATAAACCAAAGGCTGAATCTGATGTTAGGTCTAATAGCAAATTATCAGAACTAACGAGTATTATTCGCTGAAAGCTAGTAATTGCCTTAATTTTTATAAGCATCACAATAATGCTTGTTTCGTATTTTTTATCTGAAAGTGGTAAAACGAAAGAATCTATAACTTTTACGGAAAATCATGAGTCAAGAGAAGCGATTTCTAGAATAGAACAAGCTGTAGACTTGAGAGCAAAATGGATAGAAGAAATACTAAGTGAAGTCAAAACATTAAAAGAAGGAATCCAAAATTCTTATTCATCCTAAGGTTAAAGCGATTACTGATACAGGATATCAAGATATACAAAAAATTCACAATAATTCTGAATTACCAAGGAAAAAAGCAAGAAAAACCCTTTAACTAAAAATGATAAAAAGAATAACCGTAGATTAGCAGGAGAAAGAGTTGTGAATGAAAACGTTATTGGTATGCTAAAACGGTTCAAAATTATTGCCGATAAATATCGAAATAGATGTAAAAGATTCGGTCTTAGATTTAATTTGACCTCTGGCATTTATAATTTTGAACTATGTTAACCAGTTTCGAAAGAGGTCTAATGTAAGATTTAATACTGAAATTGATCTTGATAAAGTTGAAAAAGCTATATTTTATGCCCAAAAATATCATGGTCAGCAAAAGCGAGATACTGGAGAACTATACTACACACATCAATTAGAAGTAGCTTATATGGTATCAGACTACAGCTTTGAAACTGATACAATTATTACAGCAATACTACATGATACACTCGAAGACACAACACTAACCAAAGAAATAATAAGTCAAGAATTTGGTAATAATATTGCAGAACAGGTTTCAGACCTCACCAGAATTAAGGATAATCAAAAAATCAGTTCTGGAGAAATGATTCAAACATTTTATAGGCAAAATAAAATAGAACTATTATTAATTAAGCTTTTCGATCGATTCCATAATATTCAGACTGTATCAATAAAACCTTATGAAAAAAGACAAAAAATCGTCATTGAAACTCAGCAAGAATTTATACCTCTTGCTCAATACCTTAAACTACCAGAGATTGCCATAGAGCTAAATAAATACTGTGAGCTTTATGCTAGTTAGAATGCAAACTTTTTCTAACTAGCATACATAGCATTATATATTTGCAAAATGGAGCATTGCTGCTTGAAATACATATACTATCGTTCTGGATCATCAATTAATAATATATCACCTACAAAATCTCTAAATTGATCAATATCTAAAACACTAATGCTACTTTCACTGTGATGGATGCATTTGCTACTTTCATTGTGATTCATGCATTGTTGAGTAAAAAAATCATCTAATTGTTTCTGTAAATTTTCACTGTGACTATTGTATACAATAGCTAGGCTAGATTTGTAAGGTTTGAACCGTAGAGATACATAATAATACTTCTCTACTATTAATCTTAGTGTATTAAAAGTAAAACTTACTTGTGTATATAATACATTTTGTTTGCTTTGGTCTTCACAAAAGTATTCTAAGGATATAGGAAGATCATCTTGAGTACTACGTATAACCCTAATTGTTTCTGTTTCAGTATTACGAAGCTGCACAATTTTATCTTGAATGCATCGATATGTGCTGTTATTCCATCCAAGCAAGAACAAAATATTATAACCTCCATGGTTAAATATACAATTGTAAACTAATTTTGTTAGCTCAGCTAAATTATTGCTGTTAGGTAAGATTTGAATAGAATCATTAGTATCACTGATGCGCATACTATCCTCTTATTAAGAAAATTGTATTACACTCCTGGTTTATAAATTACATTAGCTGAATTATCAAGCTGTGTTTGTTGTATAAGTATTAAAAAACTAATACACAAGCTCAAGTTTATACTGAACATTAAGAAGGCCATTCTTTAAGGCCTCAATGTCCTTAACATTGCTGCACCATTCTTGACGAAAGCTATTCCATTTTAAGCCATGAAGGCGAATGTAGCGCTTAGTGTTTTCATCTGGTTCAGAGGAAAATTTTAAAATCACAGCAGCTTTATTTTGCTGTTCCTTATCAAAAATATTTTTACCGATTGTAGTCCAATGATTCTGAACATTTGGATGTTGTGTTAAAGTTTCTTTTAGTGAAACAATTGCACCAAATAAAGTGTTTGTCTGTAAGTGATCAAGCTTAGCCTTAGCGACTAGTCCACCCATTTCGATAAGACGTCGAGTACGCATTTTACGTTCTTTGATTTTGAGGTTAACCTCATCCATGATTAGCTTAGCTTTTTTTGTTGGAGAGTAATTTTTTGCTGCATAAGATTTGCCATGTTAGTAATTCAGAAAGATAAAAAAATCAGGCAAGAATATATCAAAATAAAATTCCAGTAAAGAAAAAAACCGCACCTGCCAAACCAACATCAAATAATTATAGTCAAAAAAACGTGAATTCAGGTTAGAAGCTTCATTAAAGAATAAGCTTATACGCAATATGTAAACTTGAAAGTTTACTGCTAAAAAATGGGTGCCAATTAGCCGATTGAGTGTTAAAAAAAGCAGTTTGTACTGGCAAAATCAAAAAACTCATGCTAACCTGAAACTCAGGTGAGGATTGGAGTTGAAATGGCAATACAGTTTGCAAGGATTGAATTTTTAAGTAGAATCAAAGGAGGAGATAGTTGTCGTAAGGCAGCGTATAATGCAAGAACTATTGTTAAAAACGAGAAGACAAATGTAAGTTATAACTTCTCTTGTAAAAAAGATAACGTATATCATACAGTGCTGATACCAGCTTATGTAAATCAAAAAATTGTAATATTTCTGAATTCTGATTAACGTTGACAATAATCTTGCTATTCTTACTACTATTTATAACTGCACTACCAATTAACTGGCTTATTACTGCTTTTATTCTGAAACTGTCTCCAATCAGAATCGGCTTTATGTCATTTTGAACATTTAGATTTATATTCTCATTCTCAAAATTTTTCCTCATTCTGATAACAGTATTATTTATTAGCGGTTCTATATTAAATGTTTCAATCCTTATATTTGTTGATGCTATGTATTAGACCTCTTTCGAAACTGGTTAAGGTAGATCAAAATTATAAATGCCAGAGATCAAATTAAATCTAAGACCGAATCTTTTACGTCTATTTCGATATTTGTCAGCAATAATTTTGAACCGTTTTAGCATAGCAATAACGTTTTCATTGACAACTCTTTTTCCTGCTAACCTACGATTATTCTTTTTATCATTTTTAGTTAAAGGATTTTTCTTGCTTTTTTTCTTTGGTAATGCAGAATTATTGTGAATTTTTTGTATACCTTGATATCCTGTATCAGTAATCGCTTTAATCTTAGGATGGATAAGAATTTTGGATTCCTTAAATAATCTAAAGTCATGTTTTTTACCGTTAGAAAAATCTGTACATATTACTTGGTGTGTTTTCTTGTC from Orientia tsutsugamushi str. Boryong includes:
- a CDS encoding complex I NDUFA12 subunit family protein; this encodes MKILRNFLIRYTSKFVGVDQYGNNYYISLMKSNYLKNKNRIIIFNGVEDPSSIPCEWYQWLHYMTDHVPSLANFKKYDWQINRIPNMTGTEFSYSPLIRNVDSLLRQEVSSDYKSWQPKK
- the mlaD gene encoding outer membrane lipid asymmetry maintenance protein MlaD — protein: MQYSYLETFVGFCVMLFVTLCIYFGYKTYNDYYIKDNNFKTVFATFQNVEGLNKGSSVFVSGIKIGTVEKLTLVPSSFDVAAELKLSADINLPNDSQAIIMNRGLLGEKYITIIPGVEENYIADKGEIHFTQSAINVERMIGKVFSELFGSNYFKISSSRH
- the hisS gene encoding histidine--tRNA ligase, translated to MSIKLQPVKGSKDLLPEEFGKHDYIISVSRNLSKLYGFQPISTPIIEYTEIFNRTLGKDSDVLSKEMYVFLDKGNRSVSLRPEFTASIMRAVIYNNLQNKKLPLKYFSSGPAFRYDNPQAGRQRQFHQINLECIGDGSPFSDAEIVLLAYDILKKLNLVDKVNLEINSLGCMESRAKYQQALVEYFSKYRTELSQDSQSRLIENPLRILDSKNLHDKKISASAPSIHDYYTIEARGYFDKVLEYLEFCGIKYTINANLVRGLDYYCHTVFEYVSTQIGAQSTVLGGGRYDGLFEQMGGKLASGKKMLPAIGFAAGIERLALLTNYTPVDVRPIVIIPVDEEYHQHGIILLQKLRNNNITTVIDLQDSISKRLNRANHIKASKVIFIGAIEMREQSYRIKDLDTSNECVIIHNELLSYLQNNCS
- the nusB gene encoding transcription antitermination factor NusB → MFYYMIKINTKTITRIASIQGVYSYQILDSEPTIDSIIDFIITYYKDKSSLEDLELDSAIPCFKLRTNYLTKLVNETIDNLETIDMIISSYLADNWQIKDLHLILLSILRVATCELKFFTSTPYKVVINEFTNIASDFVKESEIGFVNSLLEKISFNVRTNF
- a CDS encoding glutathione S-transferase family protein encodes the protein MRKVYYYPLCPFSRQLRIILKEVDSVFTLIKEEFWLKKKEFITLNPNGKLPVLIETSGLVVYDIFTIIEYLREIEPNFHFICNEPEKNVAIRKLFTWFNDKFYHEVTKIILDEKLIKFLKNYGSPRSDLLKIAKTSQKVHFNFIANLLQSNSYLAGDQVTIADIAAASHISVIDYFNEVIWDYYPSVKNWYVLIKSRPSFKPLLQDYTPGFFPPKYYAELDF
- a CDS encoding HD domain-containing protein, with amino-acid sequence MNYVNQFRKRSNVRFNTEIDLDKVEKAIFYAQKYHGQQKRDTGELYYTHQLEVAYMVSDYSFETDTIITAILHDTLEDTTLTKEIISQEFGNNIAEQVSDLTRIKDNQKISSGEMIQTFYRQNKIELLLIKLFDRFHNIQTVSIKPYEKRQKIVIETQQEFIPLAQYLKLPEIAIELNKYCELYAS